The Corallococcus soli genome includes a window with the following:
- a CDS encoding enoyl-CoA hydratase/isomerase family protein, with the protein MEPTLEVEDREGGVRVLTVSNPSRRNALNDELLARLDAALEPAPHVRVLLVRGQGGHFCAGYDLTHLGPPGEDGRLPDDPLVACLLKLERHPVPSVALVQGGAVGAGFDLAASCDFRVGAQDAFFLMPPARLGIVYSPEGLARAVRLVGLSRAKQLFLTARRLPAAEALAWGLLDACPEDAEAHALALCATLAAHAPRAVSGMKEAFGLLARSGLSPEDVARLRQVRGEAFGSEDAKEGRAAFLEKRAPLFNGR; encoded by the coding sequence ATGGAGCCCACGCTGGAAGTGGAGGACCGCGAGGGCGGCGTCCGGGTGCTCACCGTCTCCAACCCCTCGCGGCGCAATGCCCTCAATGACGAGCTGCTGGCCCGCCTGGACGCGGCGCTGGAGCCGGCCCCCCACGTCCGCGTGCTGCTGGTGCGCGGGCAGGGAGGGCACTTCTGCGCGGGCTATGACCTGACGCACCTGGGCCCGCCCGGCGAGGACGGCCGGCTGCCGGATGACCCGCTGGTGGCGTGCCTCCTGAAGCTGGAGCGGCACCCGGTGCCGTCGGTCGCGCTGGTGCAGGGCGGCGCGGTGGGGGCGGGCTTCGACCTGGCGGCCTCCTGCGACTTCCGCGTGGGCGCCCAGGACGCCTTCTTCCTCATGCCTCCCGCCCGGCTGGGCATCGTGTACTCGCCGGAGGGGCTGGCGCGCGCGGTGCGGCTGGTGGGGCTTTCACGGGCCAAGCAACTGTTTCTCACCGCGCGGCGGCTGCCGGCGGCGGAGGCCCTGGCGTGGGGGCTCCTGGACGCGTGTCCGGAGGACGCGGAGGCGCATGCGCTGGCGCTGTGCGCGACGCTGGCGGCGCACGCTCCGAGGGCGGTGTCGGGGATGAAGGAGGCGTTCGGGCTGCTGGCGCGCTCCGGCCTGTCACCGGAGGACGTCGCGCGGCTGCGTCAGGTGCGCGGCGAGGCGTTTGGCAGCGAGGATGCGAAGGAGGGGCGCGCGGCCTTCTTGGAGAAGCGCGCGCCCCTGTTCAACGGGCGCTAG
- a CDS encoding response regulator produces the protein MQIRILVVDDEQDNCDYLKLVLTREGYEVVTTTDPTQTVDILRGSDFHLVILDMMMPQMSGTEVLELIRKYDTDIAVIVATAYPTVDTAVASLKAQASDYVKKPMEPEQFTAAVRNALQKKGLSQDPEADLHRAIGRTIRDARKTQELTLKQLARRTGLSVSLLSQIERAESSASISSLYKIASALQLRMGELFGDT, from the coding sequence GTGCAGATTCGCATCCTGGTAGTTGATGACGAGCAGGACAACTGCGACTACCTCAAGCTGGTGCTGACCCGCGAGGGCTACGAGGTGGTCACCACCACCGACCCCACCCAGACGGTGGACATCCTCCGGGGCTCCGACTTCCACCTCGTCATCCTCGACATGATGATGCCGCAGATGTCGGGCACCGAAGTGCTGGAGCTCATCCGCAAGTACGACACGGACATCGCGGTCATCGTCGCCACCGCCTACCCCACGGTGGACACGGCGGTCGCCTCGCTCAAGGCGCAGGCGTCCGACTACGTGAAGAAGCCCATGGAGCCGGAGCAGTTCACGGCCGCCGTGCGCAACGCGCTCCAGAAGAAGGGTCTGTCGCAAGACCCGGAGGCGGACCTTCACCGTGCCATTGGCCGCACCATCCGCGACGCCCGCAAGACGCAGGAGCTCACGCTCAAGCAGCTTGCCCGCCGCACCGGCCTGTCCGTGTCCCTGCTGTCGCAGATTGAGCGCGCGGAGTCCTCCGCGTCCATCTCGTCGCTCTACAAGATCGCCTCCGCGCTCCAGTTGCGCATGGGCGAGCTGTTCGGCGACACCTAG
- the agmC gene encoding adventurous gliding motility protein AgmC yields the protein MTPQKTSRLLTPLTGARRSAAGLLALLCAVFMASPAMAEPDTFGLGNGTDGALNVTTANQVVNTYTRLNANAGVGTTSLTVTDTAGFGADDLVMVFQSTGYTEAVTSGAPGPFNFASNAVGNWQFVRVSQVVDDTQLVLASALTASFTGGDANLDAIRSSAQVIRVPEYTSVTINPGASIAAKAWSNDVDHTDNLGGIVVFLATGTVTNNGAITASGAGFRGGEYFNGSGDDCSGLDEEWEGGAIKGEGVVPGRFKVPESFPVAEGTAGRGNILHAGGGGVCHNSGGGGGGNGGAGGIGGRTWTGDEPTPSRPVGGLGGGQMTFSPATRLLFGGGGGSGHGNDGAGGGGGNAGGIVFVRGAALAGSGNITADGLNGVASQNDAAGGGGAGGTISLKFDGALSCNGTGRLSASGGSGGNSVFETPHGTGGGGGGGNILLQGTTLSCVTSVARGEAGTQGTPSAPDGATYGAAPGNPGVINLPPTVTTPANGSSTSNTTPAITGTTPGGGNQTVNIYVDGALVGTTTSDAAGNYTFTPPVLSPGPHTVYAVSVTAGITSPQSNTNTFTVTGVTTVPTVAITAPANGSTTTNPNVTVTGTSANATSVTVTFQGTNYGPFAVDASGNWSGALPGPLANGTYTVTATSTDGTNTSTAATSTFTVNGTLPTVAITTPANGTTINTPNVTVTGTSTGASFVTLSFDNTSYGPIPVDAAGNWSYALPGPLTDGSYSVTVVSVDTAGNTSTPATSTFTLDATAPTVAISTPANGSTVGTSTVTVVGTSTGATSVTVTFQGTNYGPIPVDASGNWSQALPGPLAAGSYTVTAVSTDAAGNTSTTATSTFTVAEATTPTVAITTPVNNTSVGTSTVTVTGTSTNATSVTLSFDSASYGPVAVDAAGNWSYTLPGPLDEDTYTVTAVSVNGAGTPSAPATSTFTVDLTAPTVAISTPVDGAVLNSSTVTVTGTSTGATSVTLTYGSTTYSSIPVDASGNWTYTLPVSFTEGSYTVTAVSTDAAGNTSTQDDTTFTVDLTPPTVAITAPATGTVINTNTVAVTGTSVGAASVTLTFDGVDYGSIPVDAAGNWTFTPPGTLTDGTTYSATAVAVDAAGNTSTPATTTFTVDLTPPTVAITTPVNGSAIGTDTVTVTGTSTSATSVTVTFQGTNYGPIAVDASGNWSQALPGSLPDGTYTVTATSTDGTSTSTVATTTFTVNTALPTVAITTPATGSTTTNPNVTVTGTATNATTVTVTFQGTNYGPIVVDASGNWSQALPGPLADGTYTVTAVSTDGTATSTTATTTFTVDSTGMVDTDGDGLPDAEESIIGTDPNNADTDGDGIPDGIEVNVGKTDPLDDDSDDDGITDGNEDKDHDGIVDADETDPKNADTDGDGLTDGVELGLTEPQGDDTDPSKFVADKDPATTTNPLDDDSDDDGLTDGNEDANHDGRVDPTETDPNNIDTDGDGLTDGLELGLTTPQGTDTDPAKFVADQDPSTTTNPLNKDTDGGSVFDGIEDADHNGRVDVRETDPNNPADDNDADNDGISNEREVEAGTDPFDSDSDDDGVPDGIDGLTDTDGDGIIDALDPDSDNDGINDGTELGVTTENVPPGTNTSSPNFKPDADPSTKTDPKNPDSDGDGLKDGEEDSNHDGRRADTETDPTMKDTDQGGIDDGVEVQGGSNPLDANDDFLVVGHGCSTGGTGSLAPFALMLLALPLVGRRFRKAGQLLARAGGAVAMFVAALFAAPAALAQAGAVSQAIDVQQYKPGPGVSDVLGMHGAKVQRHLGWNVGLSVNYADKPLNFFDPRKDEYVTSLVKSQVGVDLMGAVGFLDRFEIGVVLPITIQGSENSPAVDPSFANGVSGGGIGDLRFIPKARLLEGEDYGLSLAVPVSLPTGGASDFLGGSGVSVNPRLVAEYGRRFRVLANLGVDLRKSQQLRNLNTGNALAYGLGAEVPFELGKVPLAVAATLTGALGFKQQDEEEIPLELLAALKYRAKSGLAAHVGAGPGLTHGYGTPTFRVLAGLAYTTPESAPAPRPVCPEGPEDFDGFQDADGCADPDNDSDGIPDTADKCPNEPETVNEYEDADGCPDTKPAPPPPAPVDTDGDGLMDPDDKCPNAPEDKDGFQDEDGCPDPDNDKDGIADTADKCPLEPETINGVTDEDGCPDKGKVKVTVEGERIFILEKVYFATNKDVILPRSFPLLKQVAAVLRANPQVELLRIEGHTDDQGKDAANLDLSKRRAANVRTFLVNEGIAAERLESEGFGETKPVDTNKTAAGRENNRRVEFNILKLGKVEIERPAP from the coding sequence ATGACTCCACAAAAGACTTCGCGGTTGCTGACGCCCCTGACGGGAGCTCGCCGATCCGCCGCAGGCCTCCTGGCCCTGCTGTGCGCCGTGTTCATGGCGTCCCCGGCGATGGCCGAACCGGACACCTTTGGCCTGGGCAATGGGACCGACGGTGCGCTGAACGTCACCACGGCCAATCAGGTCGTCAATACGTACACGCGGTTGAACGCCAACGCGGGCGTGGGCACCACCAGCCTGACGGTGACGGACACGGCGGGGTTCGGGGCGGACGACCTGGTGATGGTGTTCCAGTCCACCGGTTACACGGAAGCGGTGACGTCCGGTGCTCCGGGACCGTTCAACTTCGCGTCCAACGCGGTGGGCAACTGGCAGTTCGTGCGCGTGTCGCAGGTGGTTGACGACACGCAGCTGGTGCTGGCCTCCGCGCTCACGGCGTCCTTCACGGGCGGCGACGCGAATCTCGATGCCATCCGCTCCTCGGCGCAGGTCATCCGGGTGCCCGAGTACACGTCGGTGACCATCAACCCGGGGGCCAGCATCGCCGCGAAGGCCTGGTCCAACGACGTTGACCACACGGACAACCTGGGCGGCATCGTGGTGTTCCTCGCCACCGGGACGGTGACGAACAACGGCGCCATCACCGCCAGCGGCGCGGGCTTCCGCGGCGGCGAGTACTTCAACGGCAGTGGTGATGACTGCTCGGGGCTTGACGAAGAGTGGGAGGGCGGCGCGATCAAGGGCGAGGGTGTGGTGCCCGGTCGCTTCAAGGTGCCTGAGTCGTTCCCCGTCGCCGAGGGGACCGCGGGCCGGGGCAACATCCTCCACGCGGGTGGCGGCGGCGTGTGCCACAACTCCGGTGGTGGTGGTGGTGGCAACGGTGGCGCGGGCGGTATCGGCGGCCGGACCTGGACGGGTGATGAGCCTACGCCCTCGCGTCCGGTGGGTGGCCTGGGCGGCGGGCAGATGACGTTCAGCCCCGCGACGCGCCTCCTGTTCGGCGGCGGCGGTGGCTCCGGTCACGGCAACGATGGCGCCGGTGGTGGCGGTGGCAACGCGGGTGGCATCGTCTTCGTGCGCGGTGCGGCGCTGGCGGGCTCGGGCAACATCACGGCGGACGGCCTGAATGGCGTGGCCTCGCAGAACGACGCGGCGGGCGGCGGCGGCGCGGGTGGCACCATTTCGCTGAAGTTCGACGGCGCGCTGTCCTGCAACGGCACGGGCCGTCTCTCCGCGAGCGGTGGCTCTGGCGGTAACAGCGTCTTCGAGACGCCGCATGGAACTGGCGGCGGTGGTGGTGGCGGCAACATCCTTCTTCAGGGGACGACCCTTTCCTGCGTCACGTCCGTCGCGCGCGGTGAGGCCGGGACCCAGGGCACTCCGAGCGCCCCTGACGGTGCGACGTACGGCGCGGCCCCCGGCAACCCGGGCGTCATCAACCTGCCGCCCACCGTCACGACGCCGGCCAACGGCTCGTCGACGAGCAACACCACCCCCGCCATCACCGGTACCACGCCGGGCGGCGGCAACCAGACCGTCAACATCTACGTGGATGGCGCGCTGGTGGGCACGACGACGTCCGACGCGGCGGGCAACTACACCTTCACGCCGCCGGTCCTGAGCCCCGGCCCCCACACCGTGTACGCGGTCTCGGTGACGGCGGGCATCACGAGCCCCCAGAGCAACACCAACACCTTCACGGTGACGGGTGTCACCACGGTGCCGACGGTGGCCATCACCGCGCCGGCCAACGGCTCCACGACGACGAACCCGAACGTGACGGTGACGGGCACCTCCGCGAACGCGACGAGCGTGACGGTCACCTTCCAGGGCACCAACTACGGTCCCTTCGCCGTGGATGCTTCTGGCAACTGGAGCGGAGCGCTCCCGGGCCCGCTGGCCAATGGCACGTACACCGTGACGGCCACGTCGACGGACGGGACGAACACGAGCACGGCCGCGACCTCCACCTTCACGGTGAACGGGACTCTGCCGACGGTGGCCATCACCACGCCGGCCAACGGCACGACGATCAACACCCCCAACGTGACGGTGACGGGGACGTCCACGGGCGCGTCCTTCGTGACGCTGAGCTTCGACAACACCAGCTACGGCCCCATCCCGGTGGATGCGGCGGGCAACTGGAGCTACGCGCTGCCGGGCCCCCTGACGGATGGCTCGTACTCCGTGACGGTCGTGTCCGTGGACACGGCGGGCAACACCAGCACCCCCGCGACCTCCACCTTCACTCTGGACGCGACGGCGCCGACGGTGGCCATCAGCACGCCGGCCAATGGCTCGACGGTTGGAACCTCCACGGTGACGGTCGTGGGCACGTCCACGGGCGCGACGTCCGTGACGGTGACCTTCCAGGGCACCAACTATGGCCCCATCCCGGTGGATGCCTCCGGCAACTGGAGCCAGGCGCTGCCCGGCCCCCTGGCGGCCGGCTCGTACACCGTGACCGCGGTGTCCACGGACGCGGCGGGCAACACCAGCACGACCGCGACCTCCACCTTCACGGTGGCTGAGGCCACGACACCGACGGTGGCCATTACCACCCCGGTCAACAACACCTCCGTGGGGACCAGCACGGTGACGGTCACCGGTACGTCCACGAACGCGACGTCCGTGACGCTGAGCTTCGATAGCGCCAGCTACGGCCCCGTCGCGGTGGATGCGGCGGGCAACTGGAGCTACACGCTGCCGGGTCCCCTGGATGAGGACACGTACACCGTGACGGCCGTGTCCGTGAACGGTGCGGGGACCCCCAGCGCCCCCGCGACCTCCACCTTCACGGTGGACCTGACGGCGCCCACGGTGGCCATCAGCACGCCGGTGGACGGCGCGGTGCTCAACAGCAGCACGGTGACGGTGACGGGCACGTCCACGGGGGCGACGTCCGTGACGCTCACCTACGGCTCCACGACCTACAGTTCCATCCCGGTGGATGCTTCGGGCAACTGGACCTACACGCTGCCCGTGAGCTTCACCGAAGGCTCGTACACGGTGACGGCGGTGTCCACGGACGCGGCGGGCAACACCAGCACGCAGGATGACACCACCTTCACGGTGGATCTGACGCCGCCGACGGTGGCCATCACCGCGCCGGCCACCGGCACGGTCATCAACACCAACACGGTGGCGGTGACGGGCACGTCCGTCGGGGCGGCGTCCGTGACGCTGACCTTCGACGGCGTGGACTATGGCTCCATCCCGGTGGATGCGGCGGGCAACTGGACCTTCACGCCTCCGGGGACCTTGACCGATGGCACCACGTACTCCGCGACCGCGGTGGCCGTGGACGCGGCGGGCAACACCAGCACCCCCGCGACCACCACCTTCACGGTGGATCTGACGCCGCCGACGGTGGCCATCACCACGCCGGTCAATGGCTCCGCGATTGGCACCGACACTGTGACGGTGACGGGGACGTCCACGAGCGCGACGTCGGTGACGGTCACCTTCCAGGGCACCAACTACGGTCCCATCGCGGTGGACGCCTCAGGCAACTGGAGCCAGGCGCTGCCTGGCTCCCTGCCTGACGGCACGTACACCGTGACGGCTACGTCCACGGATGGCACGTCCACGAGCACGGTCGCGACCACCACCTTCACGGTGAACACGGCGCTGCCGACGGTGGCCATCACCACGCCGGCCACCGGTTCGACGACGACCAACCCGAACGTGACGGTGACGGGCACGGCCACGAACGCGACGACCGTGACGGTGACCTTCCAGGGCACCAACTACGGCCCCATCGTCGTGGATGCCTCGGGCAACTGGAGCCAGGCGCTCCCGGGCCCGCTGGCCGATGGCACGTACACGGTGACTGCGGTGTCCACGGACGGTACGGCGACGAGCACGACCGCGACCACCACCTTCACGGTGGACTCGACGGGCATGGTGGACACGGACGGCGACGGACTGCCGGACGCGGAGGAGTCCATCATCGGCACGGATCCGAACAATGCGGACACGGACGGCGACGGCATCCCCGACGGCATCGAGGTCAATGTCGGCAAGACGGATCCGCTGGACGATGACTCGGATGACGACGGCATCACTGACGGCAATGAGGACAAGGACCACGACGGCATCGTCGATGCCGACGAGACCGATCCGAAGAATGCGGACACCGACGGTGACGGCCTGACGGACGGCGTGGAACTGGGCCTCACCGAGCCCCAGGGCGACGACACCGACCCGTCGAAGTTCGTGGCGGACAAGGACCCGGCGACGACGACGAACCCGCTGGACGACGACTCGGATGACGACGGCCTCACGGACGGCAACGAGGACGCCAACCACGATGGCCGCGTGGACCCCACGGAGACGGACCCGAACAACATCGACACGGACGGCGACGGCCTGACGGACGGCCTGGAACTGGGCCTCACCACGCCGCAGGGCACGGACACCGACCCGGCGAAGTTCGTCGCGGACCAGGACCCGTCGACGACGACGAACCCGCTCAACAAGGACACCGACGGTGGCAGCGTGTTCGACGGCATCGAGGACGCGGACCACAACGGCCGCGTGGACGTGCGGGAGACGGATCCGAACAACCCCGCGGATGACAACGACGCGGACAACGACGGCATCAGCAACGAGCGGGAGGTTGAAGCCGGCACGGATCCGTTCGACTCCGACTCTGACGACGACGGAGTGCCGGACGGCATTGACGGGCTGACCGACACGGACGGCGACGGCATCATCGACGCGCTGGATCCGGACAGCGACAACGACGGCATCAACGACGGCACGGAGCTGGGCGTCACCACCGAGAACGTGCCGCCGGGCACCAACACGTCCTCGCCGAACTTCAAGCCGGACGCGGACCCGTCGACGAAGACGGATCCGAAGAACCCGGACTCGGATGGCGATGGCCTGAAGGACGGCGAGGAGGATTCCAACCATGACGGCCGCCGCGCCGACACGGAGACGGATCCGACGATGAAGGACACCGACCAGGGCGGCATCGACGACGGCGTGGAAGTGCAGGGCGGCTCCAACCCGCTCGACGCCAACGATGACTTCCTCGTCGTGGGCCACGGTTGCAGCACGGGTGGGACGGGCTCGCTGGCGCCCTTCGCGCTGATGCTGCTGGCCCTGCCCCTGGTGGGCCGCCGCTTCCGCAAGGCCGGGCAGCTCCTGGCCCGGGCGGGCGGGGCGGTCGCCATGTTCGTGGCCGCGCTGTTCGCGGCCCCGGCAGCCCTGGCTCAGGCCGGGGCGGTGTCGCAGGCCATCGACGTGCAGCAGTACAAGCCGGGTCCGGGCGTGTCGGACGTGCTCGGCATGCACGGCGCGAAGGTGCAGCGGCACCTGGGGTGGAACGTGGGGCTTTCGGTCAACTACGCCGACAAGCCGCTCAACTTCTTCGACCCCCGCAAGGACGAGTACGTCACCTCCCTGGTGAAGAGCCAGGTGGGCGTGGACCTGATGGGCGCGGTGGGCTTCCTCGACCGCTTCGAAATCGGCGTCGTGCTGCCCATCACCATCCAGGGCTCGGAGAACTCGCCGGCCGTGGACCCGTCGTTCGCCAACGGGGTGAGCGGCGGCGGCATCGGCGACCTTCGGTTCATCCCGAAGGCGCGGCTGCTGGAAGGTGAGGACTACGGCCTGTCGCTGGCGGTGCCCGTGTCGCTGCCCACCGGCGGCGCCTCGGACTTCCTCGGCGGGTCGGGCGTCTCCGTGAACCCGCGCTTGGTGGCCGAGTACGGCCGTCGCTTCCGGGTGCTGGCCAACCTGGGCGTGGACCTGCGCAAGTCGCAGCAGCTGCGCAACCTGAACACCGGCAACGCGCTGGCGTACGGGCTGGGCGCGGAGGTTCCCTTCGAACTGGGCAAGGTGCCCCTGGCCGTGGCGGCCACGCTGACGGGCGCCCTGGGCTTCAAGCAGCAGGACGAAGAGGAGATCCCGCTGGAGCTGCTCGCGGCCCTGAAGTACCGCGCGAAGAGCGGGCTCGCCGCCCACGTGGGCGCGGGCCCGGGCCTGACGCACGGCTACGGCACGCCCACCTTCCGCGTGCTCGCGGGCCTGGCCTACACCACCCCCGAGAGTGCCCCGGCGCCCCGGCCGGTGTGCCCGGAGGGGCCGGAGGACTTCGACGGCTTCCAGGACGCGGATGGCTGCGCGGACCCGGACAACGACAGCGACGGCATCCCGGACACGGCGGACAAGTGCCCGAACGAGCCGGAGACGGTCAACGAATACGAGGACGCCGACGGCTGCCCGGACACGAAGCCCGCGCCGCCTCCGCCTGCCCCGGTGGACACCGACGGCGACGGCCTGATGGACCCGGACGACAAGTGCCCCAACGCGCCCGAGGACAAGGACGGCTTCCAGGATGAGGACGGCTGCCCGGACCCGGACAACGACAAGGACGGCATCGCGGACACGGCGGACAAGTGCCCGCTGGAGCCGGAGACCATCAACGGCGTCACCGACGAGGACGGCTGCCCGGACAAGGGCAAGGTCAAGGTGACCGTCGAGGGTGAGCGCATCTTCATCCTGGAGAAGGTCTACTTCGCCACGAACAAGGACGTCATCCTGCCGCGCTCGTTCCCGCTGCTGAAGCAGGTGGCCGCCGTGCTGCGCGCCAACCCGCAGGTGGAGCTGCTGCGCATCGAGGGCCACACGGACGACCAGGGCAAGGACGCCGCCAACCTGGACCTGTCCAAGCGCCGCGCCGCCAACGTGCGCACGTTCCTGGTGAACGAGGGCATCGCCGCGGAGCGCCTGGAGTCCGAGGGCTTCGGCGAAACGAAGCCGGTGGACACCAACAAGACGGCCGCGGGCCGCGAGAACAACCGCCGCGTGGAGTTCAACATCCTGAAGCTGGGCAAGGTCGAAATCGAGCGTCCGGCCCCGTAG
- a CDS encoding acetyl-CoA carboxylase biotin carboxylase subunit, translated as MFQKLLIANRGEIARRIGTVARGMGVRTVAVHSDADATLPFVKEADEAVRIGPAPAKDSYLSIPAILEAAKKTGAQAVHPGYGFLSENGEFAQACKDAGLVFVGPPPEAMARMKDKSQARKLVSAAGVPVVPGSDGVLPDVQSALEAAERIGYPVLCKAASGGGGIGMAAANNPAELEKVYRQCTDRAKAAFGREGVYLERYFPAPRHIEVQILGDTHGHLIHGLERECSIQRRHQKVVEEAPSVLFANGKNPALSEQLFTAAVTAAKAFGYANAGTVEFLYSDGQVYFIEMNARLQVEHPVTELTTGLDLIGWQLRIAAGEHLTVKQEDVKRRGAALEFRIYAEDPVKYFPSPGPLKVYQPPTGEGVRLDSGYAEGDVVTPNYDPMIAKLIITGATRDEAIARAVKALEDFRIEGIKTNIPLHLRILKDPAFSAGELDTHFLDHHAKP; from the coding sequence ATGTTCCAGAAGCTGCTCATCGCCAACCGGGGTGAAATCGCGCGCCGCATCGGGACGGTGGCCCGGGGAATGGGCGTCCGTACGGTCGCCGTGCACTCGGACGCGGACGCGACGCTGCCCTTCGTGAAGGAAGCGGACGAAGCGGTGCGCATCGGTCCCGCGCCCGCGAAGGACAGCTACCTGAGCATCCCCGCCATCCTGGAGGCGGCGAAGAAGACGGGCGCGCAGGCCGTGCACCCGGGCTACGGCTTCCTGTCGGAGAACGGCGAGTTCGCGCAGGCATGCAAGGACGCGGGCCTGGTGTTCGTGGGGCCGCCGCCGGAGGCCATGGCGCGGATGAAGGACAAGAGCCAGGCGCGCAAGCTGGTGTCCGCCGCGGGCGTGCCGGTGGTGCCGGGCAGCGACGGCGTGCTGCCGGACGTGCAGAGCGCCCTGGAGGCCGCGGAGCGCATCGGCTATCCGGTGCTGTGCAAGGCCGCCAGCGGCGGTGGCGGCATCGGCATGGCGGCGGCGAACAACCCTGCGGAGCTGGAGAAGGTGTACCGCCAGTGCACGGATCGCGCGAAGGCCGCCTTCGGCCGCGAGGGCGTGTACCTGGAGCGCTACTTCCCCGCGCCCCGCCACATCGAGGTCCAGATTCTCGGGGACACCCACGGCCACCTCATCCACGGCCTGGAGCGCGAGTGCTCCATCCAGCGCCGGCACCAGAAGGTGGTGGAGGAGGCCCCGTCGGTGCTGTTCGCCAACGGGAAGAACCCAGCGCTGTCGGAGCAGCTCTTCACGGCGGCCGTCACTGCGGCGAAGGCGTTCGGCTACGCGAACGCGGGCACGGTGGAGTTCCTGTATTCGGACGGACAGGTGTACTTCATCGAAATGAACGCCCGGCTCCAGGTGGAGCACCCGGTGACGGAGCTGACCACGGGCCTGGACCTCATCGGCTGGCAGCTGCGCATCGCGGCGGGCGAGCACCTGACGGTGAAGCAGGAGGACGTGAAGCGCCGGGGCGCCGCGCTGGAGTTCCGCATCTACGCGGAGGACCCGGTGAAGTACTTCCCGTCCCCCGGCCCGCTGAAGGTGTACCAGCCGCCCACGGGCGAGGGCGTGCGCCTGGACTCCGGCTATGCCGAGGGCGACGTGGTGACGCCGAACTACGACCCGATGATCGCGAAGCTCATCATCACCGGCGCCACCCGCGACGAGGCGATTGCCCGCGCGGTGAAGGCGCTGGAGGACTTCCGCATCGAAGGCATCAAGACGAACATCCCGCTGCACCTGCGCATCCTGAAGGACCCCGCCTTCAGCGCCGGTGAGCTGGACACGCACTTCCTGGATCATCACGCGAAGCCGTAG
- the ftsZ gene encoding cell division protein FtsZ: MDQFEQNKQAAKIRVVGAGGAGCNAVNTMILSKLDRVDFIAANTDVQALAASKAPTRLQLGQALTKGLGAGANPEMGREAALESRDQIAAVLEGADMVFVTAGMGGGTGTGAAPIIADIAKSLGCLTVGVVTKPFLFEGNKRRKQAEQGIVELKAAVDTLITIPNQRLLSLSNEPMPLLETFKRADEVLLNAVQGISDLIQYHGYINVDFADVKTIMSDKGLALMGTGNACGDRRAVIAMQQAISSPLLEDVSIDGATGLLINITGGRDMTLQEVNEALTLVHDAADGEAEIIFGSLIDEQIQDEVKITIIATGFVHREAAKVRPMAQVVQVPLPSRPAPSVLSSSREEVASLVPAKGTPRPSMSTVENPKSSMQSARTSVVKDAPLPLDEDQFDIPTFLRRQGQTELP, translated from the coding sequence ATGGACCAGTTCGAGCAGAACAAGCAGGCCGCGAAGATTCGTGTCGTGGGCGCGGGTGGGGCGGGCTGCAACGCGGTCAACACGATGATTCTGTCGAAGCTGGACCGCGTGGACTTCATCGCCGCCAACACCGATGTCCAGGCGCTCGCCGCCAGCAAGGCGCCCACCCGGCTGCAGCTGGGCCAGGCCCTCACCAAGGGGCTGGGCGCCGGCGCCAACCCGGAGATGGGCCGCGAGGCCGCCCTGGAGTCGCGCGATCAGATCGCCGCGGTGCTGGAAGGCGCCGACATGGTCTTCGTCACGGCCGGCATGGGCGGTGGCACCGGCACGGGCGCCGCGCCCATCATCGCGGACATCGCCAAGAGCCTGGGCTGCCTCACCGTCGGCGTCGTCACCAAGCCCTTCCTGTTCGAAGGCAACAAGCGCCGCAAGCAGGCCGAGCAGGGCATCGTGGAGCTCAAGGCCGCGGTGGACACGCTCATCACCATCCCCAACCAGCGGTTGCTGTCGCTCTCCAATGAGCCCATGCCGCTCCTGGAGACGTTCAAGCGCGCGGACGAGGTCCTGCTCAACGCCGTGCAGGGCATCAGCGATCTCATCCAGTACCACGGCTACATCAACGTGGACTTCGCGGACGTGAAGACCATCATGAGCGACAAGGGCCTGGCGCTCATGGGCACGGGCAACGCCTGCGGCGACCGGCGCGCGGTCATCGCCATGCAGCAGGCCATCTCCAGCCCGCTGCTGGAGGACGTCTCCATCGACGGCGCCACCGGCCTGCTCATCAACATCACTGGCGGCCGCGACATGACCCTGCAGGAGGTCAACGAGGCGCTGACGCTGGTGCACGACGCGGCGGACGGCGAGGCGGAGATCATCTTCGGGTCGCTCATCGACGAGCAGATCCAGGACGAGGTGAAGATCACCATCATCGCCACGGGCTTCGTGCACCGCGAGGCGGCGAAGGTGCGGCCCATGGCGCAGGTGGTCCAGGTCCCGCTGCCCAGCCGTCCGGCGCCGTCGGTGCTGTCCTCCTCCCGCGAGGAGGTGGCCAGCCTGGTCCCGGCGAAGGGCACGCCCCGTCCGTCGATGTCCACCGTGGAGAACCCGAAGTCCTCCATGCAGAGCGCGCGCACGTCGGTGGTGAAGGACGCGCCGCTACCCCTGGACGAGGATCAGTTCGACATCCCGACGTTCCTGCGCCGCCAGGGCCAGACGGAGCTGCCGTAG
- a CDS encoding biotin/lipoyl-binding carrier protein, producing MADVAAHITGTVWKIEVKVGDKVEPGTTLVILESMKMEMPVETEEGGTVKEIRCKEAQPVNEGDVLVVLE from the coding sequence ATGGCGGACGTTGCGGCGCACATCACAGGAACGGTGTGGAAGATCGAGGTGAAGGTCGGCGACAAGGTGGAGCCCGGCACCACGCTCGTCATCCTCGAGTCGATGAAGATGGAGATGCCGGTGGAGACCGAGGAGGGCGGCACGGTGAAGGAGATCCGCTGCAAGGAAGCGCAGCCGGTCAACGAGGGCGACGTCCTCGTAGTGCTCGAGTAG